A region from the Colwellia sp. PAMC 21821 genome encodes:
- a CDS encoding IS110 family transposase yields the protein MKITTIGLDIAKSIFHMFAVNKNGRFVKKKQLRRKQVLSFMATLEPCLIVMEACGSANYWARKFIELGHQVKLIAPQYVKPFVKGNKNDYNDAEGIAEAAQRPTMRFVPIKSIEQQDIQNFHRQRERIKKERKALASQIRGLLGEYGIVINKGISAIRNELPDILEDATNELTYLSREIFNELWLEFQVTEVKFKACEVRLNTMNKENEICVRLDEILGIGAITASATYAAAGDGKDFVNGRHFSAWLGLVPGQHSTGGKATLLGISKRGNSYLRTLYIHGARAVLRHSENKTDRFSLWAQALKSRRGHNKACVAVANKIARMAWVIMAKGESYRPAI from the coding sequence ATGAAGATTACTACAATCGGTTTAGACATTGCAAAATCAATTTTTCACATGTTCGCTGTGAATAAAAATGGGCGATTTGTAAAAAAGAAACAATTAAGAAGAAAACAAGTGTTGAGTTTCATGGCTACATTAGAGCCTTGCCTAATTGTAATGGAAGCTTGTGGCAGTGCGAACTACTGGGCTAGAAAATTTATTGAATTGGGGCACCAAGTAAAACTTATTGCGCCTCAATATGTAAAACCCTTCGTTAAAGGCAATAAAAATGATTATAACGATGCCGAAGGTATTGCAGAGGCAGCGCAACGCCCGACCATGAGGTTTGTGCCAATTAAATCGATAGAACAACAAGATATTCAAAACTTCCATCGACAACGTGAACGCATAAAGAAAGAACGTAAAGCATTAGCAAGTCAGATACGAGGCTTGTTAGGAGAATATGGCATTGTCATCAATAAAGGTATTTCTGCAATTCGCAATGAACTGCCGGATATTTTAGAGGATGCGACAAATGAGTTAACGTATTTAAGTCGGGAGATATTTAATGAGTTATGGCTTGAATTTCAAGTCACAGAAGTGAAGTTTAAAGCGTGTGAAGTTCGCTTAAACACGATGAATAAAGAAAATGAAATATGTGTTCGCTTAGATGAAATATTAGGTATTGGAGCAATCACAGCTAGCGCTACTTATGCAGCTGCAGGAGATGGAAAAGACTTTGTAAATGGTCGACATTTTTCGGCATGGCTTGGGCTTGTTCCTGGGCAGCATTCAACGGGTGGAAAGGCCACCTTACTCGGTATAAGTAAACGCGGTAATAGTTATTTAAGAACACTATACATCCACGGGGCCCGGGCAGTATTAAGGCACAGTGAAAACAAAACTGACCGATTTAGTTTGTGGGCACAAGCGTTAAAATCCCGACGAGGACACAACAAAGCATGCGTTGCTGTGGCGAATAAAATAGCAAGAATGGCTTGGGTAATAATGGCGAAGGGGGAAAGTTATCGCCCGGCTATATAA